A stretch of Rhodoferax potami DNA encodes these proteins:
- a CDS encoding lysoplasmalogenase family protein yields MSKIIVFATPVFFLLIALEFAWSRRANARVPGSRAYRLNDAINSISLGILSQVAGVLSKVLTVGIYAAVFNAVALYPDLAFWSTWYGVVLALVFYDFCYYWLHRAGHVVALFWAAHVVHHQSQHYNLSTALRQTSSGALFGWVFYLPMAIAGVPPLIFGIVALIDLLYQFWVHTEQVGKLGWFDRVFCSPSNHRVHHAVNDPYIDKNYGGILMVWDRMFGTFREEDEPCVYGTRGALNSWDPVWANAEVYWGLAKDSWATRRWVDKLRIWFMPPGWQPADLAAAHPKPAFRLEQVQTFNPPLSTRQQWFASLQFLGLLGAVAAFLWVADSLSFTDAALYAAGLFASVWAVGRFMQHGLNTLEVLAVEAAAWASLSAIDLLPGHLLAKPLVMTLAIIFVATRAYSMNTSDQKHSKSTALLLAALVFSLAGDVFLMLPGDYFIPGLAAFLVAHAFYIALFRQDAPWFANRRALQGVLAVGAGVYAVLWSHLPDAGLQVAVAAYITVICLMTSQALGRASTLGDAAADRVALGACIFMASDALIAINKFLMPVPLAPFWIMVTYFAAQLLITRNSKA; encoded by the coding sequence ATGAGCAAAATCATCGTTTTCGCTACCCCAGTTTTCTTCCTCCTCATCGCCCTGGAGTTCGCCTGGAGCCGGCGTGCCAACGCCCGCGTTCCGGGCAGCCGGGCCTATCGCCTCAATGACGCGATCAACAGCATCAGCCTCGGCATCCTGAGCCAGGTGGCAGGGGTGCTGAGCAAGGTGCTCACGGTGGGTATTTATGCCGCGGTGTTCAACGCGGTTGCCCTGTACCCCGACCTCGCTTTCTGGAGCACCTGGTACGGCGTGGTGCTGGCCCTGGTGTTTTACGATTTTTGCTACTACTGGCTGCACCGCGCCGGTCATGTGGTAGCGCTGTTCTGGGCGGCCCATGTGGTGCACCACCAGAGCCAGCATTACAACTTGTCGACCGCACTGCGCCAGACCAGCAGCGGGGCATTATTTGGCTGGGTGTTTTACCTGCCCATGGCAATCGCCGGGGTGCCACCGCTGATTTTCGGCATCGTGGCGCTCATCGACCTGCTTTATCAGTTCTGGGTGCACACCGAGCAGGTGGGCAAGCTGGGCTGGTTTGACCGGGTGTTTTGCTCACCCAGCAACCACCGGGTGCACCACGCGGTGAACGACCCGTACATCGATAAAAACTACGGCGGCATCCTGATGGTGTGGGACCGCATGTTTGGCACTTTCCGCGAGGAAGATGAACCCTGCGTTTACGGCACTCGCGGTGCGCTCAACAGCTGGGACCCGGTGTGGGCCAATGCCGAGGTGTACTGGGGTCTGGCCAAAGATAGCTGGGCCACCCGCCGCTGGGTCGACAAGCTGCGCATCTGGTTCATGCCGCCGGGCTGGCAACCGGCAGACTTGGCCGCAGCCCACCCCAAACCCGCATTCCGCTTGGAGCAGGTGCAGACGTTTAACCCACCCTTAAGCACCCGCCAGCAGTGGTTCGCCAGTCTGCAGTTTTTGGGCTTACTGGGTGCTGTGGCGGCATTTTTGTGGGTGGCGGACAGCCTGAGCTTTACCGATGCTGCGCTCTATGCGGCGGGCCTGTTTGCCTCGGTATGGGCGGTAGGCCGATTCATGCAACATGGCCTGAACACGCTGGAAGTGTTGGCCGTAGAAGCTGCGGCTTGGGCCAGCCTGAGTGCAATAGACCTGCTGCCCGGCCACCTGCTGGCCAAGCCACTGGTGATGACACTTGCTATTATTTTTGTAGCTACTCGCGCCTATTCTATGAACACTAGTGACCAAAAACACTCTAAATCGACTGCCTTACTGCTTGCGGCGTTGGTATTTTCACTGGCCGGTGATGTGTTTCTGATGCTGCCCGGCGACTATTTCATCCCCGGGCTGGCGGCGTTTCTGGTGGCGCACGCCTTCTACATCGCCCTGTTCCGGCAGGACGCGCCTTGGTTTGCCAACCGCAGGGCGTTACAAGGAGTGCTGGCAGTTGGCGCCGGGGTGTATGCCGTGCTGTGGAGCCACTTGCCTGATGCAGGCTTGCAGGTGGCCGTGGCAGCCTATATCACCGTGATCTGTTTGATGACCTCACAGGCCTTGGGCCGGGCCAGCACATTGGGCGATGCAGCCGCTGATCGCGTGGCGCTGGGCGCCTGCATTTTCATGGCGAGCGACGCGCTAATCGCGATCAACAAATTCCTGATGCCGGTACCGCTGGCCCCGTTCTGGATTATGGTGACTTACTTTGCCGCCCAGCTGCTGATCACCCGCAACAGCAAAGCCTGA
- a CDS encoding histidine phosphatase family protein yields MPVTRIIAVRHGETAWNVDTRIQGQLDIGLNDRGLWQAEQVGKALAEESIDRIYSSDLQRAHTTAQAIARHAANPTAHEVQLHAGLRERSFGTFEGETWADIAEKWPDESRRWKQRDPHFAPPGGETPTQLLARVQATVDDIAARHPGEHIVLVAHGGVMDMLYRLATRQELHAPRTWHLGNAAINRLLWTPDGLNLIGWGDARHLEDDVLDETTA; encoded by the coding sequence ATGCCGGTCACCCGCATCATTGCCGTGCGCCACGGCGAAACCGCCTGGAATGTGGACACCCGCATCCAAGGCCAGCTCGACATAGGCCTGAACGACCGTGGCCTGTGGCAAGCCGAGCAGGTGGGCAAGGCATTGGCAGAGGAATCCATCGACCGGATCTACAGCAGCGACCTGCAGCGCGCCCACACCACGGCCCAAGCCATTGCCCGACACGCAGCCAACCCGACAGCGCACGAGGTGCAACTGCACGCCGGCTTGCGCGAGCGGAGCTTTGGCACCTTCGAGGGCGAGACTTGGGCGGACATTGCTGAGAAATGGCCCGATGAGTCCCGCCGCTGGAAGCAGCGCGACCCCCACTTTGCCCCGCCCGGCGGCGAAACCCCCACCCAGCTGCTGGCGCGCGTGCAGGCCACGGTGGACGACATCGCGGCGCGCCACCCGGGCGAGCACATCGTGCTGGTCGCCCACGGCGGCGTGATGGACATGCTCTACCGCCTGGCCACCCGGCAAGAACTGCATGCCCCGCGCACCTGGCACCTCGGCAACGCGGCCATTAACCGGCTGCTGTGGACACCCGACGGACTGAACCTGATCGGCTGGGGCGATGCACGCCACTTGGAAGACGACGTGCTGGACGAAACCACCGCCTGA
- the ttcA gene encoding tRNA 2-thiocytidine(32) synthetase TtcA, with protein sequence MNATWVEEDTIADAEAAEATANRNKELKIERETHKLEKRLCRQVGQAIIDFNMIEEGDRVMVCMSGGKDSYGMLDILLKMQQRAPINFEIVAVNLDQKQPGFPEHILPEYLAKLGVEFHIETQDTYSIVKRNIPEGKTMCSLCSRLRRGILYNVARKLKCNKLALGHHRDDMLQTFFLNMFFGGKLKGMPPKLTSDNGEFVVIRPLAYVAEKDLIRWAAHREFPIIPCSLCGSQTNLQRVQIGNMLRDWEKQYPGRAETMFTALQNVVPSHLMDHTKHDFKNIRPTGIADENGDKAFDAEDLPAPTLPGLAGLPGMQVVSL encoded by the coding sequence ATGAACGCCACATGGGTTGAAGAAGACACCATCGCCGACGCGGAGGCTGCAGAAGCCACCGCCAACCGCAACAAAGAACTCAAGATCGAGCGCGAAACTCACAAGCTCGAGAAGCGCCTGTGCCGCCAAGTGGGCCAAGCCATCATCGACTTCAACATGATTGAAGAAGGCGACCGCGTCATGGTCTGCATGTCCGGCGGAAAAGACAGCTACGGCATGCTCGATATCCTGCTCAAGATGCAGCAGCGCGCACCGATCAACTTCGAGATCGTGGCGGTCAACCTCGACCAGAAGCAACCCGGCTTCCCTGAGCACATCCTGCCCGAGTACCTGGCCAAGCTTGGCGTGGAGTTCCACATCGAGACGCAGGACACCTACTCCATCGTCAAGCGCAACATCCCCGAAGGCAAGACCATGTGCAGCCTGTGCAGCCGTCTGCGCCGGGGCATTTTGTACAACGTAGCACGCAAGCTCAAGTGCAACAAACTTGCGCTGGGCCATCACCGCGACGACATGTTGCAAACCTTTTTCCTGAACATGTTCTTCGGTGGCAAGCTCAAAGGCATGCCCCCCAAGCTGACCAGCGACAACGGCGAATTCGTAGTGATCCGCCCGCTGGCCTATGTGGCCGAGAAAGACCTGATCCGCTGGGCAGCGCACCGCGAGTTCCCGATCATCCCTTGCTCGCTGTGCGGCAGCCAGACCAACCTGCAACGGGTGCAGATCGGCAACATGCTGCGCGACTGGGAAAAGCAATACCCCGGCCGTGCCGAGACCATGTTCACCGCGCTGCAAAACGTGGTTCCGTCGCACCTGATGGACCACACCAAGCACGATTTCAAAAATATCCGCCCCACCGGCATTGCGGACGAGAATGGCGACAAGGCCTTTGACGCCGAAGACTTGCCTGCCCCCACCCTGCCCGGCTTGGCGGGCTTGCCCGGAATGCAAGTGGTCAGCCTGTAA
- a CDS encoding dihydroneopterin aldolase, which produces MKAGTGHQTLTLTGLRFDANLGILESEKLAPQPIQVDAELSLGTQPLLPHDDDINHVLDYRKVRQIIITECTAEHVNLLETLIGKLAHRLMQLPGVLGVRVKIAKLEIFEDCEVAIRMETGQW; this is translated from the coding sequence ATGAAGGCCGGCACCGGTCACCAAACCCTGACACTCACGGGCCTGCGCTTTGACGCCAACCTGGGTATTCTGGAATCAGAAAAGCTCGCGCCCCAACCTATTCAGGTAGACGCCGAGCTGAGTCTGGGCACCCAGCCGCTACTGCCGCATGACGATGACATCAACCATGTGCTGGACTACCGCAAGGTGCGCCAGATCATCATCACGGAGTGCACAGCCGAACATGTGAACCTGCTGGAAACACTGATCGGCAAACTGGCCCACCGGCTGATGCAACTGCCCGGTGTGCTGGGCGTGCGGGTGAAGATCGCGAAACTGGAAATTTTTGAAGACTGTGAAGTTGCCATCCGCATGGAAACCGGGCAGTGGTAA
- a CDS encoding dihydroneopterin aldolase: protein MSHDPFVTLALECRRLFLKDHVVQVRIGAHDFEKGVTQRLIFNVELFVPFEGSTPTSDSLSEVVDYDFVRQLIASRVARGHVELQETLCDELVQQMLAHPQVRAVRLSTQKPDVYPDCAGVGVEVFRMKGANA, encoded by the coding sequence ACCCTGGCGCTGGAGTGCCGCCGCCTTTTTTTAAAGGACCATGTGGTCCAAGTGCGCATCGGCGCGCACGACTTTGAAAAAGGGGTCACCCAGCGGCTGATTTTCAATGTGGAGCTGTTCGTGCCTTTTGAGGGCAGCACGCCCACATCCGACAGCCTCTCCGAGGTGGTGGACTACGACTTTGTGCGCCAGCTGATTGCCAGCCGTGTGGCGCGCGGCCATGTCGAACTGCAGGAAACCTTGTGCGACGAACTCGTGCAGCAGATGCTGGCGCACCCACAAGTGCGCGCCGTGCGCCTATCGACCCAAAAACCTGACGTGTACCCTGACTGTGCGGGGGTAGGCGTTGAAGTATTCCGAATGAAAGGCGCCAATGCGTGA